The window TGGGAGGTCGCAACATCCGTGGCTGTATGGCGTGTGGCAAGTGTTGGGAAAACAAGGACTTCAAGTGCATCGTCAACAACGACATCTTCAATGAAATCATGGAGAAGATGCTTGAGGCTGACGCCATCATCCTTGGCTCTCCCACTTATTTTTCTGATGTCAGCGCAGAACTCAAGGCGCTCCTTGACCGTTCCGGTATGGTCGCTTTGGCCAATGATCGCGCCTTTGCCGGAAAGATCGGCACCGCTGTTGTTGCCGTTCGTCGTGGCGGAGGCATTCATGTCTTTGACACCATCAATCATATGTACCTGATGTCCCAGATGATCGTTCCCGGTGCTACATACTGGAATCTTGGTCGTGGGCTGGACAAGGGGGAAGTGCTGGATGATCCCGAAGGTCTGGACAACATGAAAACCATGGCCGAGACCATTGACTGGCTTGGCAGGGCAATGAAGCCGCATCAGGGTACCTTCCCGAAAAATAACGATTTCTTTGGCTAAAGTATAAATAATCATTCGCTTTCAAAGGGCTCCGTCGCATTGGCGGGGCCCTTTTTTTTGTTGACCATGCAACTTTCTTGTTGACTATGCAACTTTCTTGTTATTATCTTGAACGAACGTTTGACTTAGATGAGCAAGGGGCATAGAGATGCCTCATGCGATGGATTAAATCGCGTGTTTTAATCCGGTTCAAAGAGGAAGGGTATGACGAATAATCCTGAAAAAGCATTGAGTCGAAAAGCGCAGGGTGAGGAGACTCGCGCTGTCCTGATCGACGTTGGCGCGCGCCTGTTCGCCCAGAACGGTTTTCATGGTGTGTCCATGCGGACCTTGGCGGCCGAGGCCGGGGTGAATCTCGCCACAGTCGGCTATCACTTCGGTGGCAAGCAGGGACTGTATGAAGCGATCATGGATGCCATCATCGAAGTGCGGGACGATTTCTTCCCCACAGCGGAGCAGGTTCGCGAGCGGTTTGCCGACCTCAAGACACCGGAAGAGAAGGGTGAGGGCGTATCCTGGTATGTGGATGCTTTGACCCGTGGTATTCTGGGCATGAAAAAGCACATTTGGCCCTCGTTTCTCCTTTCCCGTGAGTTGGCCCAACCTACTCAGTCTTATCCCAAGTTAGAAAAAGAATTTTTTGATCCTTCGTTCGAATCCCTCATGGCGCTCGTCAAAAGCGTTTTGCCTGAGGACACTGACGAAGAAGAATACGTCATCACCGCCCACACCATCATCGGCACTCTGACCAAATTTCTGGAAGGCCATGACATCATCTGCAAGCGCATGGAGTGGGAAAGTTATGAAGGCCACGGCCTTGAAAAAATTATCACAGTAGTTTGCAAACGAATCCGAGGCTCTTTGGGCCTCCCTATGGAGAACGCATAATGAAACGCTATATCCTTTTGATCGCGTTGCTGGCCCTGCCGTTGCTGCATGCCTGCAATGATGCCCCTGCTACGGTGGAGGTTCCCATCCGTCCGGTTAAGACTGTGGTGGTGAGTTCCAGTGACATGGGCCGTCAGTGGACCTTTGCCGGTACTGCAGAAGACGCTCTTGAGACCGACCTGTCCTTCCGTGTCAGCGGCAAGATCATCTCCTTTCCAGGTGATCAGATTGGTCGTCGTTTTTCCAAGGGGGACGTCATTGCCCGTCTGGATCCTGCCGACTACGAGCTGGAACTCCGTCAGGCCAAGGCCAATCTGGAGCAGGTGCGCGCCAACTATGTTCGCGCAAAGGCTGACATGGAGCGTAACTCCCAGTTGTTTGAACGTAACGTGATCTCTCGTGGCGAGTTGGATCAGATTGAGGCTGATTTCAAGTCCTACGAAGCGCAGCTTTCCGCCTCTGCCAAGCAACTCGATATTGCCCGCAAGCACTTGAACTACACTACGCTGCATGCTCCCTTTGACGGTTGGATCGGCAAGGTGGAGACCAAGATTCACCAGAATGTCAATGCCGGTCAGTCCGTGGTTTCGCTTAACGCGGGTCGCCAGATGAAGATGTACATCTCCGTTCCCGACATGCTTATTTCCAACGTCCATGAAGGTGACGAAGTGGAAGTGCGCTTTGACGCCCTGCCGGGCCGCACCATGCTGGGCAAGGTCATGGAAGTCAGCGTTGATTCCACGGTTGGTTCCACCTATCCAGTGAAGGTCTATCTGGATAACGAAGACAAGCTGGTTCGCTCCGGTATGTCCGGCCATGTGAGCTTCATCGGCAAAGGCTCTGATGCCGCCGCCTACTACCTGCCCAGCGTGGCCATATTGGGCGAGTCCGATGGGACCCGTGCCGTCTGGATTGTTGATCCTGCCACTTCCACCGTGCGCAAGCAGCGCATCGCAGTGGGACGTCTCAGCGCGCTCGGTATTGAGGTGCTGGATGGCGTCAAGGACGGAGACGTGGTTGTGGTGCGCGGCGTACACCATTTGAAAGAGGGCCTGAAGGTCCGCGTCAAGAAGACGGAGGGCTAGGCCGTGAATCTCGCCAAATGGTGCATTGAGAACAATCGCACCTCGATAGCCCTTTTCCTTATCATCGCCTTGGGCGGCGTGATGACGTTCATCAATATCCCCAAGGACGAGGACCCGGATTTTACCATTCGTACGGCTCTGGTCATGACCCAGTTCCCCGGTGCCTCTCCACAGCGTGTGGAGGAACAGGTCACTGACAAGCTCGAAGAGAAGATTCGTGAACTGGATGGCCTCAAGGTGGTCCGCTCCCAGTCCATGACCGGTGTTTCCCTCATTGAGGTGGAATTTCTCGATGCCATCAAGGAGATGGGCCCTACGTGGCAGAAGCTTCGCAACAAGGTGACCGATGCTGAAACCGATCTCCCTTCTGAAGCTTCCAAGCCCTACGTCAACGACGAGTTTGGTGATGTCTTCGGCATGGTGGTCTCTATCACTGGTGACGGTTTTTCCTACCGAGAGCTGAAAGATGTTGCCGATGATGTGCGTGACCAGATTTTGAAGGTCGATGGCGTTGGCAAGGTCGAGCGGTGGGGTGAGCAGGACGAGCGCATCTTTGTTGAGTTCTCCAACTCCCGTATGGCTTCTGCTGGCGTGTCTCCGTTTGCACTGGCCCAGATCATCGATCGCCAGAACACCATTCAGCCTTCCGGCTCCAGTCAGGTGGGTAGCGAGCGCATCGTCATTGAGCCCACTGGTGAGTTCAAAGGGCTGGAAGATATCTATTCCATCGCCATTCGCCCTCCGGGCCAGAAAAGCTCCGTGCGTTTGGCTGATGTTACCACCATCACCCGTGGTTTCTCTGATCCGCCGTCCACCATGGCCCGTTTCAACGGTGAGCCCGGTCTCTTCCTTGCCATTGCAATGGAAGACGGTGGTAACATCACTGAGTTGGGTGAGCGCGTGCGCGCCAAGCTGGGCGAGATCAACAAGAATCTCTACCACGGTCTCGACATGGACGTGGTGGTGTTCCAGCCTGATTACGTCAATGCCGCCATCACGGATTTTATGATCAACCTGCTTGAGTCCTTCGGCTTCGTCGTCATCGTTATTTTGGTATTCGCAGGGCTGCGCACTGGTATCATCGCAGGTTCGCTGGTGCCCATGGCCATGCTTGGCTGCATCGGTCTCATGCCGTTCTTCGATGTTGGGTTGCAGCGCATTTCCATTGCTTCGCTTATCATCTCCCTCGGTATTCTCGTCGATAACGGCGTGGTTGTGTCCGAGGCCATTCTGGTGCGTCTTGCCTCTGGCGAGGAACGTCTGAAAGCGGTGGCCGGAGCTGTCAGTGAGCTGTGGATGCCGCTTTTGGCAGCATCTTTGACCACGATTTTCGCCTTTCTGCCTATTCCGCTGGCAGAGAACGCAACTGGTGAGTTCTGCTTCTCACTGTTCGTGGTTGTGACCTTGGCGCTGGCCTGCTCCTGGGGCCTGTCCATGTCCATGGTTCCTATGATGTGCTACTACATCCTCAAACCGAAGATTCAGGTTCAGACCTATGCCAGCCGTATGTATCGCTGGTATCGCAGATTGCTCCTGCTTAGCCTGCGCAATCGTACCGTGTGCGTTGTCAGCATCATGCTCTTGTGCGGTGTTGCACTCTGGGGTTTCAAGTTTGTGCCCAAGATGTTCTTCCCTCCCAACGAACGCGCACAGTTTACCATCGACTTCTGGCAGCCTTACGGTACTGACATCACGGCCACTCGTGACCGTGTGGCCAAGCTTGAAGACTTCTTGCTGGCCGATAAAGATGTGGATGGCGTGGCCGTATTCGTTGGTCACGGTGGCCCTCGTTGGTATCTGCCCCTTAACCTTGAGCAGCAGAACTCCAACCTTGCCACCTTCATCATCAACACCAAGTCTGTCGAATCTGTTGATCCTCTCATCGAGCGTGCACGCCATGAAATGGAGTCCAACTTTCCAGATGCCGACTTCAGTCTGAAGAAGCTCATGAATGGTCCGCCGGTTGGCGCGCCGTTGCAGATTCGTATTAGCGGACCGGATATCAAGACGTTGTATACGTTGCGTGACAAAGTGGTTGGAATCGTCGAGGCTCAGCAGGGTATCACCCGTGTATGGGACGACTGGGGTCAGTGGACCAAGAAGATGATGGTGCAGGTGGATCAGGACAAGGCTCGTGAAGCTGGCATCACCAGTTTCGACGTGGCTGTCAGCCTCCAGACCTCCATGAGCGGTCTTCAGGCATCTACCTATCGCGAGGGCGACACTAATATTCCCATTGTTCTTCGTAACGATGAAGGCTTCCGCGACCACCTTGACAAGATTGATTCCATCAATGTCTATTCTTACGAAGAGGGTACTAATGTGCCTCTGAGTCAGGTGGCGACTTCCAAGCTCGACTGGCAGCCTTCGGATATCCGTCGGCGCGATCAGGCGCGCACCATGACCGTCAAGGCAGACGTTGCCAACGGCTTCTTTGCCCTGTCCATTCTCGGCAAGGTTCGCCCTGAGATCAATGCTCTCATGAAGGGGGAAGACTGGCCACTTGGTTACACTGTCGAGTACGGCGGTGAATTCGAGAAGAGTGTGGAATCTCAGGAAGCGATAAACGCCAACATGCCGCTGGCCATGGGCCTTCTCGTGCTGGTCCTCATCTTCCAGTTCAACTCCTTCCGGCGTCCGCTCATCATTCTGCTGACTTTGCCACCTATGATGATCGGCATCACGGCGGGTATGATCAGTACCAATGCGCCGTTCGGCTTCATGCCCATGCTTGGTATGATCTCATTGCTCGGCATCATCGTGAATAACGCGATTATGCTCATAGACCGCATTGAGATTCAGCGCGGTCGCGGCATGGATCTGGCCGACGCTATTGTGCTTTCCTCCATGGAGCGCGCACGGCCCATCATCATGACGGCAACCACCACGATCATCGGCATGATTCCGCTGTCTTTGCAGGGCGGTGAAATGTGGCGGCCCATGGCAAACCTGATCATGTCGGGTCTGGCATTCGCCACTGTCCTGACATTGGTACTGTGCCCGGTTCTGTATTCCATCTTCTTTGGCCAGCGATTCAAGGAATATGTGTGGAACCCTGAAGTGGTAGAGCAGGGAAGTGACATCCCGGTTCCGTCCGCTTAGTCAGCACAGACAATACTAAAACAAACCGCCTTGCCGTCAGATGATGGCAAGGCGGTTTTCATTGATATACGGAGTGAGATTAGCCCGATGCGTTGCGAATGGCGTTGAGGAAACGTGAGCGAAGTTTTTCGCCCATGAGAGCCTTTTTGACAGGGCTGATTTTGAGGAAACCGCCGACAATGCCGCGCATGAATCCTTCAACCTGACTGTTGGGATTATCGAAGATGAGATTCTGCAAGGTGTCACGTTCCAGCGACTGGATGATGACGCGTTCAAAAGAGTCTTCGGGATGGAATACTTTCTGGTCTCGTTTATGGAGTTCCATTGATTTCGGTTTGCATTTCAAAGCACAGACTCCACAACCGAGACAGAGGTCCTGATCTACGACAGCGTATTTGCGCTTCTTCTCTCCGGGGGAAGTGGGGCGTTCCTGCATGGTGACAGCATCAATCGGGCAGGCACGAACGCACTTGCCGCAGCCGTTGCATGAGTCTTCATCACATTTGGCAATGAATGATGAAGTGACCAGTATTCCGGGATAGCCGCTGTGTTTGATGCCGTGCATGAGATTGCAGCAGCAACCGCAGCAATGGCAGACGAAGCCAGCTCCCTGCTTTACGTTATCAGTGGACAGGGTGAACCCCATGTCCTTGGAGCGGGCGAAGATGTCCAGAAATTCGCTTTTGTCCACCTGACGGGCGAACTCGTTTCGAATGAGAAATTCGGCGGATGAGCCCATGGAGGTACAAGTCTCCAATGGAACATCGCAACCCTGTGTGCCCAAGTGGTGCTTTTCATGGCGGCATGCGCATAGGCTGACAGCGAAAAGATCTTGGTCTTCAATGAGAGCGGAAGCCTTCTCGTAATCGAGGATTTCCACATGGTCGACATCGCGCACTGTCTCCTCATAGGGAAGAGCGCGCATGACAGATACCTGCTGTCCATCTCCGAAGTTCGCTTCCATGAAAGCGTTGTCGCCGAACATATACGCCTGAAAGAGTTCAGCCCACTTGGCGGGTTGAAGCTCGCCGCGGGTGCGCATCATGGAGAATTCGAAGAAGCCGATGACAAAAGGAGCGATCATGTACTGGTACTGCTCGCCGTCGTGGATGTCGCAGATGAGGCCCTTGTGACACATCTCCGGCAGCATTTTGTGGAGTCGGGGCTCGTTTATCCCCGTGACTCTGGCCACCCGCTGGATAGTTGAGGGGCGGTAGGGCATCCGTGTGATGAGCTCGGCCTCTCCAGGTGTGTAAAGGGCTTCAAGCATGTCGCGCATGGCCTTTGACCAAGGCATGCGCACAGGCGTGTTGTCGAGCGTGTTTCCCAGTTGCCGATAGACGTCTTTACCTATGATGTGTCCCATGCAGAAGTCCCTACACCCGAGTTCTGGAATTGACAATGAAAGCCATAGAAAAGGGGCGCCCCGAATGGGACGCCCCTGGATTGCTTTTCAGCGGGTCAGACTACTTGACCTTGCCTGCTTTCCAGGCCTTGATCAGCTGATCGTAGTCGACGGTTTCGCCCTGAGGCTTCTCGTTGGCCAGCTTGGCCTTCGGGGAACCGGGCTGATTGAGCCAGTAAGCCTCGTCGCGGGGCTTGTTCAGCTTGGGACCGCATTCGCCGAGGATGTCGGCGCGTTCGAGACGCATGAGGATCTTGTCCTGTTCCTTTGCCAGGTTGTCCATGGCGGTGGAAACAGTGACTTCACCAGCAACGGCTTCACCGATGTTCTGCCACCAAAGCTGAGCCAGCTTGGGGTAATCGGGAACGTTGGTGCCGGTGGGGGTCCATGCAACGCGAGCGGGGGAACGGTAGAATTCCACCAGGCCGCCCAGCATGGGAGCACGTTCGGTGAAAGACTTGTCGTTGATGTCGGAGTTGCGGATGGGGGTCAGACCGACGTGGGTCTTCTTCAGGGAAGTGGTCTTGGCAACGCAGAACTGTGCGAACAGCCATGCAGCCTGACGACGCTTCAGCGGGGTGGACTTCAGCAGGGTCCAGGAACCGCAGTCCTGGTAACCGAGCTTCTGGCCTTCTTCCCAGTAAGGACCGTGCGGGGACGGAGCCATACGCCACAGCGGCTTGCCAGCGGCATCCACAGTGTTGTTACCCTTGGACTGGGGCTCAACCAGGGAAGCGGTGAAGGCAGTGTACCAGAAGATCTGCTGGGCAACGTTACCCTTGGCCAGGGACGGGAGGGACTGGTAGAAGTCCATGCCCAGAGCACCCGGAGGGGCGTACTTACGCAGCCATTCCATGTACTTGCGGAGAGCGTACTTAGCAGCGGGGCCGTTGGTGGCGCCACCACGAGCAACGGTGGAACCGACAGGGCGGCAACCGTCTACGCGGATGCCCCATTCGTCAACGGGCTTACCGTTGGGGATACCCTTGTCGCCAGCGCCAGCCATGGACAGCCATGCGTCAGTGAAACGCCAGCCGAGGTCCGGAGCTTTCTTGCCGTAATCCATGTGGCCGTAGATGGCCTTGCCGTCGATTTCACGAACATCGTTGGTGAAGAAGTCAGCGATATCTTCGTAAGCGGACCAGTTCACGGGAACGCCCAGTTCGTAGCCGTACTTGGCTTTGAAAGCCTTCTTCAGTTCAGGCTTCTGGAACCAGTCGTAACGGAACCAGTACAGGTTCGCGAACTGTTGGTCAGGCAGCTGGTAGAGCTTGCCGTCAGGACCGGTGGTGAAGGACTTACCCATGAAGTCGTCGATGTCCAGGGTGGGCAGGGTAACGGACTTACCTTCGCCTGCCATCCAGTCGGTCAGGTTGACAACTTTACCGGAGCGGAAGTGGGTACCGATGAGGTCAGAGTCGTTGATGTAAGCATCAAAGACGTTCTCACCGGACTGGAACTGGACCTGCAGTTTTTCGATGACGTCACCTTCGCCGATCAGGTCATGGGTGACCTTGATGCCGGTGATTTCATAGAAAGCTTTTGCGAGTACCTTGGATTCGTACTCGTGAGTGGGGATTGTTTCGGAAACAACTTTGATTTCCATGCCTTTGAAAGGTTCAGCAGCTTTGATGAACCATTCCATTTCCTTCATCTGCTCTGCTTTGGACAGAGTAGACGGCTGGAACTCGTTGTCGACCCATTTTTTGGCAGCCTTCATGTCGGCCATACCGACACTGGCGAGGCTGAGGAATGCCAGCGTGAGCATCCCGGTCATCACTAAACGCCGCAACTTCATACGTACCTCCGTATGCTGTTTAAGAATAACACCTCTACCTCTAGTACAATCAATCAGTACCGTATCTATCCCGTTTGACTTGT of the Pseudodesulfovibrio sp. zrk46 genome contains:
- a CDS encoding efflux RND transporter periplasmic adaptor subunit; the protein is MKRYILLIALLALPLLHACNDAPATVEVPIRPVKTVVVSSSDMGRQWTFAGTAEDALETDLSFRVSGKIISFPGDQIGRRFSKGDVIARLDPADYELELRQAKANLEQVRANYVRAKADMERNSQLFERNVISRGELDQIEADFKSYEAQLSASAKQLDIARKHLNYTTLHAPFDGWIGKVETKIHQNVNAGQSVVSLNAGRQMKMYISVPDMLISNVHEGDEVEVRFDALPGRTMLGKVMEVSVDSTVGSTYPVKVYLDNEDKLVRSGMSGHVSFIGKGSDAAAYYLPSVAILGESDGTRAVWIVDPATSTVRKQRIAVGRLSALGIEVLDGVKDGDVVVVRGVHHLKEGLKVRVKKTEG
- a CDS encoding flavodoxin family protein, translated to MKVIAVNGSPRKGGNTDNMLKHALDHMEKAGWETEFVQLGGRNIRGCMACGKCWENKDFKCIVNNDIFNEIMEKMLEADAIILGSPTYFSDVSAELKALLDRSGMVALANDRAFAGKIGTAVVAVRRGGGIHVFDTINHMYLMSQMIVPGATYWNLGRGLDKGEVLDDPEGLDNMKTMAETIDWLGRAMKPHQGTFPKNNDFFG
- a CDS encoding ABC transporter substrate-binding protein, translating into MKLRRLVMTGMLTLAFLSLASVGMADMKAAKKWVDNEFQPSTLSKAEQMKEMEWFIKAAEPFKGMEIKVVSETIPTHEYESKVLAKAFYEITGIKVTHDLIGEGDVIEKLQVQFQSGENVFDAYINDSDLIGTHFRSGKVVNLTDWMAGEGKSVTLPTLDIDDFMGKSFTTGPDGKLYQLPDQQFANLYWFRYDWFQKPELKKAFKAKYGYELGVPVNWSAYEDIADFFTNDVREIDGKAIYGHMDYGKKAPDLGWRFTDAWLSMAGAGDKGIPNGKPVDEWGIRVDGCRPVGSTVARGGATNGPAAKYALRKYMEWLRKYAPPGALGMDFYQSLPSLAKGNVAQQIFWYTAFTASLVEPQSKGNNTVDAAGKPLWRMAPSPHGPYWEEGQKLGYQDCGSWTLLKSTPLKRRQAAWLFAQFCVAKTTSLKKTHVGLTPIRNSDINDKSFTERAPMLGGLVEFYRSPARVAWTPTGTNVPDYPKLAQLWWQNIGEAVAGEVTVSTAMDNLAKEQDKILMRLERADILGECGPKLNKPRDEAYWLNQPGSPKAKLANEKPQGETVDYDQLIKAWKAGKVK
- a CDS encoding CerR family C-terminal domain-containing protein → MTNNPEKALSRKAQGEETRAVLIDVGARLFAQNGFHGVSMRTLAAEAGVNLATVGYHFGGKQGLYEAIMDAIIEVRDDFFPTAEQVRERFADLKTPEEKGEGVSWYVDALTRGILGMKKHIWPSFLLSRELAQPTQSYPKLEKEFFDPSFESLMALVKSVLPEDTDEEEYVITAHTIIGTLTKFLEGHDIICKRMEWESYEGHGLEKIITVVCKRIRGSLGLPMENA
- a CDS encoding 4Fe-4S dicluster domain-containing protein, translated to MGHIIGKDVYRQLGNTLDNTPVRMPWSKAMRDMLEALYTPGEAELITRMPYRPSTIQRVARVTGINEPRLHKMLPEMCHKGLICDIHDGEQYQYMIAPFVIGFFEFSMMRTRGELQPAKWAELFQAYMFGDNAFMEANFGDGQQVSVMRALPYEETVRDVDHVEILDYEKASALIEDQDLFAVSLCACRHEKHHLGTQGCDVPLETCTSMGSSAEFLIRNEFARQVDKSEFLDIFARSKDMGFTLSTDNVKQGAGFVCHCCGCCCNLMHGIKHSGYPGILVTSSFIAKCDEDSCNGCGKCVRACPIDAVTMQERPTSPGEKKRKYAVVDQDLCLGCGVCALKCKPKSMELHKRDQKVFHPEDSFERVIIQSLERDTLQNLIFDNPNSQVEGFMRGIVGGFLKISPVKKALMGEKLRSRFLNAIRNASG
- a CDS encoding efflux RND transporter permease subunit, whose product is MNLAKWCIENNRTSIALFLIIALGGVMTFINIPKDEDPDFTIRTALVMTQFPGASPQRVEEQVTDKLEEKIRELDGLKVVRSQSMTGVSLIEVEFLDAIKEMGPTWQKLRNKVTDAETDLPSEASKPYVNDEFGDVFGMVVSITGDGFSYRELKDVADDVRDQILKVDGVGKVERWGEQDERIFVEFSNSRMASAGVSPFALAQIIDRQNTIQPSGSSQVGSERIVIEPTGEFKGLEDIYSIAIRPPGQKSSVRLADVTTITRGFSDPPSTMARFNGEPGLFLAIAMEDGGNITELGERVRAKLGEINKNLYHGLDMDVVVFQPDYVNAAITDFMINLLESFGFVVIVILVFAGLRTGIIAGSLVPMAMLGCIGLMPFFDVGLQRISIASLIISLGILVDNGVVVSEAILVRLASGEERLKAVAGAVSELWMPLLAASLTTIFAFLPIPLAENATGEFCFSLFVVVTLALACSWGLSMSMVPMMCYYILKPKIQVQTYASRMYRWYRRLLLLSLRNRTVCVVSIMLLCGVALWGFKFVPKMFFPPNERAQFTIDFWQPYGTDITATRDRVAKLEDFLLADKDVDGVAVFVGHGGPRWYLPLNLEQQNSNLATFIINTKSVESVDPLIERARHEMESNFPDADFSLKKLMNGPPVGAPLQIRISGPDIKTLYTLRDKVVGIVEAQQGITRVWDDWGQWTKKMMVQVDQDKAREAGITSFDVAVSLQTSMSGLQASTYREGDTNIPIVLRNDEGFRDHLDKIDSINVYSYEEGTNVPLSQVATSKLDWQPSDIRRRDQARTMTVKADVANGFFALSILGKVRPEINALMKGEDWPLGYTVEYGGEFEKSVESQEAINANMPLAMGLLVLVLIFQFNSFRRPLIILLTLPPMMIGITAGMISTNAPFGFMPMLGMISLLGIIVNNAIMLIDRIEIQRGRGMDLADAIVLSSMERARPIIMTATTTIIGMIPLSLQGGEMWRPMANLIMSGLAFATVLTLVLCPVLYSIFFGQRFKEYVWNPEVVEQGSDIPVPSA